One part of the Musa acuminata AAA Group cultivar baxijiao chromosome BXJ1-5, Cavendish_Baxijiao_AAA, whole genome shotgun sequence genome encodes these proteins:
- the LOC135674783 gene encoding uncharacterized protein LOC135674783: MVSREHKRAALHEKLQILRSLTNSHALRKSSIIVDASKYIKELKHKVERLNQEIACTQKPVDKSPLPEVTVETLEKGYLIHVFSEKSCPGLLVSVLEVFEDLGLNVLEAKASCTDTFRLQAIGRDGESMNAEVVKEAVERAIKSFFGVGE; the protein is encoded by the exons ATGGTGTCTAGAGAGCACAAGAGAGCCGCTCTGCATGAGAAGCTGCAAATCCTTCGCTCCCTCACCAACTCTCATGCA CTAAGGAAATCCTCGATCATAGTAGACGCTTCCAAATACATCAAAGAGTTGAAGCATAAGGTGGAAAGATTGAATCAAGAAATCGCATGCACACAGAAACCTGTCGACAAGAGTCCCTTACCCGAG GTGACTGTCGAAACCCTAGAGAAAGGCTACCTGATCCATGTGTTCTCGGAGAAGAGCTGCCCGGGACTGCTGGTGTCTGTTCTTGAGGTGTTCGAGGACTTGGGCCTCAACGTGCTGGAAGCTAAGGCCTCTTGCACTGACACATTTCGTCTTCAAGCCATTGGAAGAGAT GGTGAAAGCATGAATGCTGAAGTGGTGAAGGAAGCAGTGGAACGTGCCATCAAGAGTTTCTTCGGTGTTGGTGAATGA
- the LOC135674782 gene encoding uncharacterized protein LOC135674782 yields MLSSSSELPRPSLQIKQDDKFYCRLLSKESSLTHPSFRVYYGVASGAVPFLWESQPGTPKHTASSTNLPPLTPPPSYYCSTKNKSCRKSPKSNLIQIILPKLSLRKSHKSPSSLSPATSLSYDHRRRHSISGSSFSSRGDGEESDDGSLTSTFCFGVPHRAGGGLKRCFSVVLMKNPLLPIAGRGSGQGAAA; encoded by the coding sequence ATGCTCTCCAGCAGCTCAGAGCTTCCCAGACCGTCTctccagatcaaacaagatgacaaGTTCTACTGCAGGctgctgtccaaggaaagctctttgACCCACCCGTCATTTAGGGTGTACTACGGGGTGGCCTCCGGCGCAGTCCCGTTCTTATGGGAGTCGCAGCCTGGCACGCCCAAGCACACCGCCTCAAGCACCAACctgccacctctcactcctcCGCCCTCCTACTACTGCAGCACCAAGAACAAGAGTTGTCGGAAGTCCCCCAAGTCGAATCTGATCCAGATCATACTCCCCAAGCTCAGCTTGAGGAAGTCCCACAAGTCGCCCTCATCGTTGTCCCCGGCAACATCTCTCAGCTACGATCACCGCAGGCGGCACTCCATCTCAGGGTCGTCCTTCTCATCAAGGGGCGACGGGGAGGAGTCCGATGACGGGTCCCTAACATCAACTTTCTGCTTCGGGGTGCCACACAGGGCTGGCGGCGGGCTCAAGCGTTGCTTCTCCGTAGTGCTTATGAAGAACCCGTTGCTGCCGATCGCCGGTCGTGGATCCGGCCAAGGTGCTGCTGCTTAA